Genomic segment of Arachis hypogaea cultivar Tifrunner chromosome 11, arahy.Tifrunner.gnm2.J5K5, whole genome shotgun sequence:
TGGCTGCAGAATCGTTCCGGTGCCAGCCACCACCTAGCAAACCCTGCTCTTACATCTATCACCTCACTTGGAGATACCATCTTGTTAATTGTTGCTCTCTGCTCTCACTCCGTGTTCGAGGGCTTAGCCATAGGAGTTGCCGAGACAAAAGCAGATGCTTGGAAAGCTTTATGGACAATAAGTCTGCACAAAATATTTGCTGCAATTGCCATGGGTATTGCTCTCCTAAGAATGATTCCTGACCGTCCTTTACTATCATGTGCGGCCTATGCTTTTGCCTTTGCAATTTCCAGTCCAATTGGCGTAGCCATTGGAATTGTAATAGACGCCACGACACAAGGTGCTGTCGCGGATTGGATCTTTGCTATATCGATGGGTCTAGCTTGTGGGGTGTTCGTCTATGTATCAATAAACCATCTTTTGTCGAAGGGATACGCACCCCATAGGCCAATAGTGGTGGATTCAGCCTATTTCAAGTTTCTTGCTGTGTTGTTTGGCGTTGGAGTGATAGCGGTTGTGATGATCTGGGACACCTAATGTCATCCAGGTGCAGCGAGTCATAATCATCGATGTTGATTCAGAGATAACTTCTCTTTGAAGTTATAGAATATATCTCTCCTAAGATGCACGGAGACGAACATACACCCGACAAACACATTAATTTTAAGTTCCTATAAGACACTGGAATATTgcatatatatgtaaaatataaaatattttttggatgaattgtaatgatatttttatattttattgatattaaaatataaattaatttttaaactatttttaatgta
This window contains:
- the LOC112720141 gene encoding zinc transporter 11, which gives rise to MSSQLIIFFFFLLVLSASAHSGHDDDDADADADAGGGDAVNLRSKSLILAKIYCLIVIFFATFIAGVSPYLLKWNEGFLVLGTQFAGGVFLGTAMMHFLSDANETFGSLTEKEYPFAFMLACVGYLITMLLDCVISTVLNKQAPQSSAADVEIQGSMTVKRSGNGVASQSQFQNRSGASHHLANPALTSITSLGDTILLIVALCSHSVFEGLAIGVAETKADAWKALWTISLHKIFAAIAMGIALLRMIPDRPLLSCAAYAFAFAISSPIGVAIGIVIDATTQGAVADWIFAISMGLACGVFVYVSINHLLSKGYAPHRPIVVDSAYFKFLAVLFGVGVIAVVMIWDT